The following coding sequences lie in one Dysgonomonas mossii genomic window:
- a CDS encoding glycosyltransferase family 32 protein produces MKVPQVIHQIWSGISDPLPENFKRLGDTWKRDYPDWKYEFWDNKRMNDFVKKYYPQYWYVYNKYQYDIQRWDAIRYLILNKIGGMYVDFDYESIKPMNTLLKDKTCCFSLEKDFISNHFRIFNNALMLSTPGHPFMERIVKYVFSRTLLTDAKYASKSMAVFNTTGPYALIRLYDTLTDQEKEDVYLIPAVYVSPFTGNEAEEFRYGVRNKEFEECVKEAYAIHYFFSNWA; encoded by the coding sequence ATGAAAGTACCTCAAGTTATTCATCAAATCTGGTCAGGAATAAGTGATCCTTTGCCAGAAAATTTTAAACGATTAGGAGATACATGGAAACGTGATTATCCAGATTGGAAATACGAATTCTGGGATAATAAACGCATGAATGATTTTGTGAAAAAATATTATCCTCAATATTGGTACGTATATAATAAATACCAATATGATATACAACGATGGGATGCTATACGTTACCTTATTCTAAATAAAATTGGAGGGATGTATGTAGATTTTGATTATGAGTCTATAAAACCGATGAACACTCTCCTTAAAGACAAAACGTGTTGTTTCTCTTTAGAAAAAGATTTTATATCTAACCATTTTCGCATCTTCAACAATGCATTAATGCTTAGCACTCCAGGGCATCCGTTTATGGAAAGAATAGTAAAATATGTATTTTCTAGAACTCTTTTGACTGACGCTAAATATGCTTCTAAAAGCATGGCTGTATTTAATACTACTGGTCCATACGCCTTAATTCGTCTCTATGATACATTAACAGATCAAGAAAAGGAAGATGTCTATCTCATACCGGCGGTCTATGTATCGCCTTTTACAGGTAATGAGGCAGAAGAATTTAGATATGGTGTTAGAAATAAAGAATTCGAGGAATGCGTAAAAGAAGCTTATGCTATTCATTATTTTTTTAGCAATTGGGCCTAA
- a CDS encoding peptidase domain-containing ABC transporter, with protein sequence MNFSRQLDSIDCGPACIRMIAAYYGKKYSLNYLRNLSFLSSEGVSIAGIRDGLEAIGMTVNSFKLPLERLCEFKLPVILHWHQNHFVVLYKITKNKYYWIADPAYSKYKLSEEEFCKEWSHGGQGVILIPTPTDLFYQMIPPPENDSIKKFLLKYLLPFKNEMFQLSLGLLAGVIVSLIMPFLTQAMVDKGIGELDIGIILIIAISQLCLFLGSYAIILLRNWIVLYLGTRINIDIVSDFLEKIMRLPMKFFDTKSTGDFHQRIADHSRLQSFATSDTLLTVFSLLSFSVFFVIIGLYSLKVLIVYTCFTVISILWMLYFLKKRKVVDYKLFKVRTENQNSILEIINGMPEIKLNNFQDYKAKEWKDIQEKQYKADIDSLKVNQVQSAGYSLINQVRNITVTFLVAVSVVQGHITLGMMMSITYIIGQMNSPLEQLIGFVRNFQDSKISLERAGEIHILENEDNKVEYQKIPDSVSNIKLEDVYFRYGPFSDKMVLNNINLLIPKGKVTAIVGESGSGKTTLLKLLLKYYQQTDGEILIDNYDINNFSSDEWRKRCGIVMQESYIFSETILRNIVLGADPIDENRLKEAVKISNLQEFIENKPLKLYTKIGKSGLGISGGEKQRIMIARAVYKKPQYLFLDEATSSLDADNESIIVQNLEHFFKGRTVVIIAHRLSTVKNADQIVVLKNGIITEVGNHEQLIRKKEVYYKLVFNQLELAK encoded by the coding sequence ATGAATTTTTCACGACAATTGGATAGTATAGACTGCGGTCCCGCTTGTATTCGTATGATAGCAGCATATTATGGTAAAAAATATTCATTAAACTATCTTCGGAATTTATCTTTCCTATCGTCAGAGGGAGTCTCAATTGCCGGAATACGAGATGGTCTAGAAGCAATAGGTATGACCGTAAATAGTTTCAAACTGCCCCTAGAAAGATTGTGTGAGTTCAAGCTTCCCGTAATTTTGCATTGGCATCAGAACCACTTTGTCGTTCTTTATAAAATAACTAAAAATAAATATTATTGGATTGCAGATCCTGCTTATTCCAAATACAAGTTATCTGAAGAGGAGTTTTGTAAAGAATGGAGTCATGGGGGGCAAGGAGTGATTTTAATTCCCACTCCTACTGATTTATTCTATCAAATGATACCTCCTCCAGAGAATGATTCTATAAAGAAATTTTTATTAAAATATCTACTTCCTTTCAAAAATGAGATGTTTCAGCTAAGCTTGGGGTTATTAGCCGGAGTTATTGTTTCACTAATAATGCCTTTTTTGACTCAAGCAATGGTTGATAAAGGAATTGGGGAACTTGATATAGGTATCATATTAATTATAGCGATATCTCAGCTATGTTTGTTTCTGGGAAGTTATGCTATTATTCTTTTGAGAAATTGGATTGTCCTTTATTTGGGTACTAGGATTAATATTGATATAGTCTCTGATTTCCTAGAAAAAATAATGCGCCTACCTATGAAATTCTTCGATACTAAGTCTACGGGAGATTTTCATCAAAGGATTGCGGATCATTCTAGATTACAATCTTTCGCAACCTCAGATACTCTTCTGACTGTTTTCTCCCTATTATCTTTCTCTGTTTTTTTTGTCATTATTGGTCTCTATAGTCTAAAAGTTTTAATAGTTTATACATGCTTTACAGTTATTAGTATACTGTGGATGCTTTATTTTTTGAAGAAAAGAAAGGTTGTTGATTACAAACTATTTAAAGTAAGAACTGAAAATCAGAATTCCATATTAGAGATTATAAATGGAATGCCTGAAATTAAACTTAATAATTTTCAGGATTATAAAGCAAAAGAATGGAAAGATATACAAGAGAAACAATATAAAGCTGATATTGATTCTTTAAAGGTAAATCAAGTACAATCGGCAGGGTATTCATTGATAAATCAGGTTCGAAATATTACAGTAACTTTTCTTGTTGCTGTTTCTGTTGTGCAGGGACATATTACTTTAGGTATGATGATGAGTATCACATATATTATTGGTCAAATGAACTCTCCGCTAGAACAATTAATCGGATTTGTAAGAAATTTTCAAGATTCAAAAATTAGTTTGGAAAGAGCCGGAGAGATCCATATTTTAGAAAATGAGGACAATAAGGTCGAATATCAAAAAATACCAGATTCTGTTTCTAACATAAAATTGGAGGACGTCTATTTTCGGTATGGTCCATTTTCGGATAAAATGGTTTTAAATAATATAAATTTATTAATTCCTAAAGGAAAAGTTACCGCTATTGTAGGAGAAAGTGGTAGTGGAAAAACGACCTTGCTTAAATTACTACTTAAATATTATCAACAGACAGATGGAGAAATACTTATAGATAATTATGACATAAATAATTTCTCATCTGATGAATGGAGGAAAAGATGTGGTATAGTTATGCAGGAAAGCTATATTTTTTCTGAAACTATTTTGAGAAATATTGTTTTAGGTGCTGATCCTATTGATGAAAATAGATTAAAGGAAGCTGTTAAAATTTCTAATTTACAGGAATTTATAGAAAATAAGCCCTTGAAATTATATACAAAAATAGGCAAATCAGGTCTAGGCATCAGTGGTGGGGAAAAGCAACGTATTATGATAGCAAGGGCTGTTTACAAAAAACCTCAGTATTTATTTCTGGACGAAGCGACAAGTTCTCTAGATGCTGATAATGAAAGTATAATTGTCCAAAATTTAGAGCATTTCTTTAAGGGAAGGACTGTTGTTATTATAGCACATAGATTAAGTACTGTCAAGAATGCAGATCAAATTGTAGTCTTAAAAAATGGGATTATAACTGAAGTAGGTAACCACGAGCAATTAATTCGAAAAAAAGAAGTATATTATAAATTAGTTTTTAATCAATTAGAATTAGCTAAATAA
- a CDS encoding radical SAM/SPASM domain-containing protein: MKWSKYNSTIKAGDEKYILYNCRTDKILILTKELHTIISQNNLDRIKLLHPDFYTCLITKSFIIDNYKDEVEITIQDREKQLDSDVYFRLTINPTLDCNLRCWYCYETHQKNSHVDDKTMNSIKKLLENKIKTLQLKTLAISFFGGEPLLKFNKTVKPLINFAQELCNGSETKLNIGFTTNAVLLTSNIVDYLSSLDVIGYIQVPFDGNKSLHDAIKKMSNGKGTYDITLKNIKYAIKKGLHVNIRCNYNIDNLNCFIDLIDEFKDLDKKYYDSFHFSFQPVWQTHDGGLKTSPILKKIRFALDTFGMKHDGNSENGGLGTSCYADRGDSIVVNYNGDVYKCTSQDFIQAKREGILNEDGTITYNKYYQGRMNSRFSNPICKDCSILPICSVCSQKKINQSLYICPGNIGEDDKLDIIQSRIQIISNNRITLT; the protein is encoded by the coding sequence ATGAAATGGAGTAAATATAATTCAACTATAAAAGCAGGAGATGAAAAATATATATTATATAATTGTAGAACTGACAAAATTTTAATTCTTACAAAAGAACTTCATACAATTATTTCTCAAAATAATTTAGATAGGATTAAATTACTTCATCCTGATTTCTATACCTGCCTTATAACTAAATCTTTTATAATAGATAATTATAAAGATGAAGTTGAAATAACAATACAAGATAGGGAGAAACAATTAGATTCTGATGTGTATTTTAGATTAACTATAAATCCAACTCTTGATTGTAATTTACGTTGTTGGTATTGTTATGAAACACATCAAAAAAACAGTCATGTTGATGATAAGACAATGAATTCAATAAAGAAATTGTTAGAGAATAAAATTAAAACTTTACAATTAAAGACTTTGGCTATTTCTTTTTTTGGAGGGGAGCCATTGTTAAAATTCAATAAAACGGTAAAACCTTTGATTAACTTTGCTCAAGAATTATGTAATGGCTCTGAAACCAAATTGAATATTGGATTCACAACAAATGCAGTTTTACTTACATCTAATATTGTAGATTATTTGTCTTCATTAGACGTCATAGGATATATTCAAGTTCCATTTGATGGAAATAAGAGTTTGCATGATGCGATAAAAAAAATGTCTAATGGTAAAGGGACTTACGATATCACTCTGAAAAACATTAAATATGCAATAAAAAAAGGTTTGCATGTTAATATACGATGTAATTACAATATTGATAACCTTAACTGTTTTATAGATCTTATAGATGAATTTAAAGATTTGGATAAGAAATATTATGATTCATTTCATTTTAGTTTTCAACCTGTTTGGCAAACGCATGATGGGGGGCTAAAAACCTCACCAATATTAAAAAAGATAAGATTTGCTTTAGACACATTTGGAATGAAACATGATGGAAACAGTGAGAATGGAGGCTTGGGAACATCTTGTTATGCAGATAGAGGGGATAGTATAGTCGTAAATTATAATGGAGATGTATATAAGTGTACATCTCAAGATTTTATTCAAGCTAAGCGAGAAGGGATACTAAACGAAGATGGAACAATAACATATAATAAATATTATCAAGGTAGAATGAATTCTAGGTTTTCTAATCCAATATGTAAAGATTGCTCTATTTTGCCAATTTGTAGTGTATGCTCTCAAAAAAAAATTAATCAGTCTCTGTATATATGCCCTGGTAACATAGGTGAAGATGATAAATTAGATATAATTCAAAGTAGGATTCAGATAATAAGTAATAATAGGATTACATTAACTTAA